A genomic region of Rheinheimera sp. MMS21-TC3 contains the following coding sequences:
- the glnA gene encoding glutamate--ammonia ligase, which yields MSASTVMSLIEENEVKFVDLRFTDTKGKEQHITLPVNQINEDFFEDGKMFDGSSMSGWKGINDSDMILMPDPSTAVLDPFFEETTLNITCDVIEPSTMQGYDRDPRSIAKRAEAYLRSTGIADTILFGPEPEFFMFDDIRFETTMASSFFKINSTEAAWNSGTSYEGGNKGHRPTVKGGYFPLPPVDSSHDIRSAMCMVLEEMGQTVEAHHHEVATAGQNEIATKFNSLTKKADETQQLKYVVQNVAHLYGKTVTFMPKPLVGDNGSGMHCHQSLVKDGVNLFAGDKYAGLSELALYYIGGIIKHAKALNAFTNPSTNSYKRLVPHYEAPVMLAYSARNRSASIRIPLVPSAKARRIECRFPDPTANPYLAFTAQLMAGLDGIQNKIHPGDAMDKDLYDLPAEEAANIPQVAKTLEEALNELDKSRAIFTKGGVMTDNMIDAYIEIKRAEALRVAVAVHPLEFELYYSV from the coding sequence ATGTCTGCATCAACTGTAATGAGTTTAATCGAAGAAAATGAAGTGAAATTTGTTGATTTACGTTTCACTGATACTAAAGGTAAAGAGCAGCACATTACCTTACCAGTTAATCAAATAAATGAAGACTTCTTTGAAGACGGTAAAATGTTTGATGGTTCTTCTATGTCTGGTTGGAAAGGCATTAATGACTCAGATATGATTTTAATGCCAGATCCAAGCACTGCCGTTTTAGACCCCTTCTTTGAAGAAACCACGCTTAATATTACTTGTGATGTTATCGAACCAAGTACTATGCAAGGTTATGACCGCGACCCACGCTCAATCGCTAAACGTGCTGAAGCCTACCTTCGTTCTACAGGTATTGCTGACACAATTTTATTTGGCCCTGAGCCAGAGTTTTTCATGTTTGACGATATTCGCTTTGAAACCACTATGGCCAGTTCGTTTTTTAAAATAAATTCAACAGAAGCGGCATGGAACTCAGGCACTAGTTATGAAGGTGGTAATAAAGGCCACAGGCCAACTGTAAAAGGTGGTTACTTCCCCCTACCTCCAGTGGACTCTAGCCATGATATTCGTAGTGCTATGTGTATGGTACTAGAAGAAATGGGCCAAACAGTTGAAGCGCATCACCATGAAGTGGCAACAGCTGGTCAGAATGAAATTGCCACTAAATTTAATAGCTTAACTAAAAAAGCCGATGAAACTCAGCAATTAAAATATGTTGTGCAAAACGTGGCTCATTTATACGGTAAAACCGTTACCTTTATGCCAAAACCTTTAGTGGGTGATAATGGCTCTGGTATGCACTGTCATCAATCTTTAGTAAAAGATGGTGTCAATTTATTTGCTGGTGATAAATATGCTGGTTTATCAGAATTAGCTTTATATTATATTGGCGGCATTATTAAGCATGCTAAAGCATTAAATGCTTTCACTAATCCGTCAACCAATTCATACAAGCGTTTAGTCCCTCACTATGAAGCGCCTGTTATGCTGGCTTATTCGGCCCGTAATCGCTCTGCATCAATCCGTATTCCGCTAGTGCCAAGCGCTAAAGCGCGTCGCATTGAATGTCGATTCCCAGATCCAACAGCTAACCCATATTTAGCCTTTACTGCCCAATTAATGGCAGGTTTAGATGGCATTCAAAATAAGATCCATCCAGGTGATGCTATGGATAAAGACTTATATGACCTTCCAGCAGAAGAAGCCGCTAATATCCCTCAAGTTGCTAAAACCCTAGAAGAAGCTTTAAACGAGCTTGATAAGAGCCGCGCTATCTTTACTAAAGGTGGTGTTATGACTGATAACATGATTGATGCTTACATTGAGATTAAACGTGCAGAAGCCCTTAGAGTTGCCGTTGCCGTACACCCATTAGAGTTTGAACTATATTATAGCGTTTAA
- a CDS encoding integrase family protein: protein MALSDSWLKAAYGKEGGKATEKSDRDGLSVRVSAKGKITFQFRFRYAGKPQRCDIGTYPLITLKDARAECLKYRAALEQGEDPRIVKALLLAEKEQATTVADLFIQWFDSDVKGKKVSASESWRSIELHILPEIGKLPADQLTLHHWLPIIERMTKKTPAMAVRVLTQCKLMLRWAVRRKLVMHNPLADITAKRDLHVAKKQGERTLTDQEIAWLFEYFDSDARMEPKNMLFMKLCLFYGCRNGELRRAKKSDFDFINSVWTIPPENRKTGKKSGRPMKRPIPDEFKADIEMLMCLSAGEYLVPLRDKDSPMTTSASLSLPYRVMAWLKKNKGISMDHWSLHDLRRTARTNFGPITMPNIHVAEIMLDHTIPGMWHVYDKEYYLPEQMLAYKAWHRKLMQITGQVEVNNIVEMKRISSE, encoded by the coding sequence ATGGCTTTATCAGATAGTTGGCTTAAAGCTGCCTATGGAAAAGAAGGTGGCAAAGCTACAGAGAAATCAGACCGTGATGGGTTAAGCGTTCGCGTTAGCGCTAAAGGTAAAATTACGTTTCAATTTAGGTTTAGGTATGCCGGCAAACCCCAGCGCTGTGATATTGGGACTTACCCACTTATTACGCTAAAAGATGCTAGGGCAGAGTGCTTGAAGTATCGAGCAGCGCTTGAGCAAGGCGAGGATCCTAGAATAGTAAAAGCTTTACTGTTGGCAGAGAAAGAGCAAGCGACAACGGTTGCTGATTTATTTATTCAGTGGTTTGATTCTGATGTTAAAGGTAAAAAGGTATCTGCAAGCGAGTCTTGGCGCAGTATTGAATTACATATTTTGCCTGAGATTGGTAAGTTGCCAGCCGACCAATTAACTTTGCATCATTGGCTGCCGATTATTGAACGCATGACAAAGAAAACTCCCGCTATGGCCGTAAGAGTGCTTACTCAATGCAAGTTAATGTTGCGTTGGGCAGTGCGGCGTAAGCTGGTTATGCACAATCCGCTAGCTGATATAACTGCTAAACGTGATCTGCATGTAGCTAAGAAGCAAGGAGAACGAACGCTAACCGATCAGGAAATAGCATGGCTGTTTGAATACTTTGATAGTGACGCAAGAATGGAACCCAAGAACATGCTTTTTATGAAGCTATGCTTATTTTATGGCTGCAGGAACGGCGAACTAAGGCGTGCTAAAAAATCAGACTTTGATTTTATAAATAGTGTGTGGACCATACCACCAGAGAATAGAAAAACAGGCAAGAAAAGCGGTAGGCCAATGAAGCGGCCCATACCGGACGAATTTAAAGCTGACATTGAAATGCTAATGTGTTTATCAGCGGGGGAATATCTGGTGCCTTTGCGTGATAAAGATAGCCCTATGACGACAAGCGCATCATTAAGTTTGCCGTATCGGGTTATGGCGTGGCTGAAAAAGAATAAAGGTATTAGCATGGATCACTGGTCGCTGCATGATTTAAGGCGAACAGCACGCACTAACTTTGGACCTATAACAATGCCTAACATTCACGTTGCCGAGATTATGTTAGATCATACGATACCTGGCATGTGGCACGTTTACGACAAAGAGTATTACTTGCCAGAGCAAATGCTTGCTTATAAGGCATGGCACAGAAAGTTAATGCAAATAACGGGGCAAGTAGAGGTAAACAACATTGTTGAAATGAAGCGGATTTCAAGCGAATAA
- the ssb gene encoding single-stranded DNA-binding protein, whose amino-acid sequence MSRGINKVILIGNLGQDPEVRYMPQGGAVANFTIATSESWTDKATNEKKEQTEWHRIVIYNRLGEIAGEYLRKGSKVYIEGKLKTRKWQDKDGIERYTTEIIAGELQMLDGRQDGQSSNSQGQRAQQQRPVQQTGGYQSNNQRPPASINNAPPVDFDDDIPF is encoded by the coding sequence ATGAGCAGAGGCATCAACAAAGTAATTTTAATTGGCAACTTAGGCCAAGATCCGGAAGTTCGTTACATGCCACAAGGTGGTGCTGTAGCTAACTTTACAATAGCAACGTCTGAAAGCTGGACCGACAAAGCAACTAACGAAAAGAAAGAGCAAACCGAGTGGCACCGCATTGTTATCTATAACCGTTTAGGTGAAATAGCCGGAGAGTATCTGCGCAAAGGCAGCAAGGTGTATATCGAGGGTAAATTAAAAACCCGCAAGTGGCAGGACAAAGACGGAATCGAGCGCTACACCACTGAGATTATCGCAGGTGAATTGCAAATGCTGGATGGCAGACAGGATGGCCAGTCAAGCAACAGTCAAGGACAGCGGGCGCAGCAGCAAAGGCCAGTGCAGCAAACTGGTGGTTACCAGTCAAACAACCAACGTCCTCCGGCATCTATCAACAATGCACCACCTGTGGACTTTGACGACGATATACCGTTCTAG
- the dut gene encoding dUTP diphosphatase, which yields MKIKLLAENAKAPKRATEHAAGYDIHCNEHITLIPGARALVSTGFAMAIPHGMVALIWPRSGLAGKHGVDSLAGVVDSDYRGEVRVALINHGHAVVEFKPGDRIAQMLVQQVYQEPVVIVDDLEDTQRGAGGFGSTGY from the coding sequence ATGAAAATAAAACTACTGGCAGAGAATGCCAAAGCACCTAAACGCGCAACAGAACACGCTGCAGGGTATGACATTCACTGCAACGAACACATAACGCTAATACCAGGCGCACGCGCCTTAGTTAGCACCGGGTTCGCAATGGCAATACCGCACGGCATGGTAGCGCTGATATGGCCTCGCTCCGGCTTGGCTGGAAAGCATGGCGTAGATAGCCTGGCTGGAGTTGTGGATAGTGACTATCGCGGCGAGGTGCGCGTAGCTTTAATTAATCACGGTCATGCCGTTGTCGAATTTAAGCCTGGTGATCGCATTGCGCAAATGCTTGTGCAGCAAGTGTATCAAGAGCCAGTGGTTATTGTTGACGATCTGGAAGATACACAGCGCGGTGCTGGTGGTTTTGGTTCAACGGGGTATTAG
- a CDS encoding phage N-6-adenine-methyltransferase, whose translation MIFGSVCSGIEAASVAWEPLGYKAAWLAEIEPFPSAVLAHHWPDIPNLGDMTLIADKVQSGEVAAPDMLVGGTPCQAFSVAGLRGGLTDGRGALTLEYIRLANAIDDKRREQSKSESIIVWENVPGVLSSKDNAFGCFLAGLAGESGELHPSGGKWTNAGCVFGPERAVAWRVLDAQYFGLAQRRKRVFLVASARGGFDPAKVLFEFDGVRRDIAPSRKAGKETTAFTENCARESISNLGAFRMAAFGEYSDDDTASTMKARDYKDATDLVVSRCNLIPSVVNESAYGIPGNWIGRAPQNGGNATEPMVNISPCLTDTDRHGVLPINTMTVQGRPSDDKNPRMGSGIGTDIDPQNTITRTHMHGVFDPETMSVRRLTPIECERLQGFPDGHTEIPDWYECCGLIFKEALGKYGCSNCCGDKKAKLKKVSDSNRYKALGNSMAVSVMSWIGKRIAAEINNGVSLQMTNRIEITEPASAATSMNHYTRALAELKAKPAHKLGEVGDQWRTPDALFWGINAMFGPFILDLFTDGDNNKCPKFYTADNNALLQDWTADLNGGKAYANPPYSRSSYDDDGTAITGMRNIMKKVMAEREKGARIVMLLKSATSEVWWPEEADHLAFVRGRISFDLPKWFVPATKKDEASSAGFAVTICVFDKTWKGQQMQYVEREALLAQGNAIMQMIELRAQEFYRI comes from the coding sequence ATGATATTTGGCAGTGTATGCAGCGGCATAGAAGCGGCTAGTGTTGCATGGGAACCGCTAGGCTACAAAGCGGCATGGCTCGCAGAGATCGAGCCATTCCCAAGCGCAGTGTTAGCGCACCACTGGCCAGATATTCCTAACCTTGGCGATATGACACTGATAGCAGATAAGGTGCAATCAGGTGAAGTTGCAGCGCCCGATATGCTGGTAGGTGGTACACCTTGCCAAGCATTTAGTGTAGCTGGTTTAAGAGGTGGCCTTACTGATGGTCGCGGTGCATTAACTTTAGAATATATAAGGCTAGCCAATGCTATTGACGATAAACGCAGAGAACAATCAAAGTCAGAATCAATCATCGTTTGGGAAAACGTACCAGGAGTCCTTAGCTCAAAAGATAACGCATTCGGTTGCTTCCTTGCAGGGCTTGCCGGAGAAAGTGGTGAGTTACACCCATCAGGGGGAAAATGGACGAACGCTGGTTGTGTGTTTGGCCCCGAAAGAGCAGTTGCATGGCGGGTTCTTGATGCCCAATATTTCGGACTGGCCCAACGACGCAAGCGTGTCTTTCTTGTCGCAAGCGCTAGAGGCGGGTTCGATCCAGCAAAAGTTCTTTTTGAGTTCGACGGCGTGCGCCGGGATATTGCGCCGAGCAGAAAAGCGGGAAAAGAAACTACCGCCTTTACTGAAAATTGCGCTAGAGAATCAATCTCAAATCTAGGCGCATTTAGGATGGCTGCTTTTGGTGAGTATTCCGATGATGACACTGCATCAACAATGAAAGCAAGGGATTACAAAGACGCTACGGATCTAGTTGTTTCGCGCTGCAACTTAATTCCGTCAGTGGTCAACGAATCAGCATACGGGATTCCGGGGAATTGGATTGGCAGAGCACCACAGAACGGAGGTAACGCAACCGAGCCGATGGTTAATATTTCACCTTGCCTAACTGATACAGATAGACACGGAGTTTTGCCAATAAACACAATGACAGTACAAGGCAGACCAAGTGACGATAAAAACCCAAGAATGGGTAGCGGCATAGGAACTGACATAGACCCTCAGAATACAATTACTAGAACACACATGCACGGAGTTTTTGACCCTGAAACAATGAGCGTTCGCAGACTTACCCCTATTGAGTGCGAGAGATTACAAGGCTTTCCTGATGGCCATACCGAAATACCAGATTGGTATGAATGCTGTGGGTTAATTTTTAAAGAAGCACTAGGTAAGTATGGATGTTCAAATTGTTGCGGGGATAAAAAAGCAAAGCTTAAAAAAGTGTCCGATAGTAACAGATACAAAGCTTTAGGAAACTCAATGGCCGTATCTGTTATGAGTTGGATCGGGAAAAGAATCGCTGCAGAGATAAATAATGGAGTAAGCCTGCAAATGACCAATAGAATAGAAATTACCGAGCCTGCCAGCGCAGCCACTAGCATGAACCACTACACCCGCGCTTTAGCCGAACTAAAAGCAAAGCCAGCGCACAAGCTGGGCGAAGTTGGCGACCAGTGGCGCACACCAGATGCTTTGTTTTGGGGCATCAATGCCATGTTCGGGCCATTTATTCTTGACCTATTCACTGATGGCGATAACAACAAATGCCCTAAGTTTTACACTGCAGATAACAACGCATTGCTACAAGACTGGACTGCAGACTTAAACGGCGGCAAGGCATACGCTAACCCGCCCTACTCACGCAGCAGCTACGACGACGACGGCACAGCTATTACAGGCATGCGTAACATAATGAAAAAGGTTATGGCCGAGCGCGAAAAAGGCGCACGCATTGTTATGTTATTAAAGTCAGCGACTAGCGAAGTGTGGTGGCCGGAAGAAGCGGATCACCTGGCGTTTGTTCGGGGCCGCATAAGCTTTGATTTGCCAAAGTGGTTTGTGCCAGCAACGAAAAAAGATGAAGCCAGCAGCGCAGGCTTTGCCGTCACGATATGCGTATTCGATAAGACTTGGAAAGGCCAGCAAATGCAGTACGTCGAGCGCGAGGCTTTGCTAGCGCAAGGCAATGCAATTATGCAAATGATTGAGCTGCGAGCGCAGGAGTTTTACAGAATATGA
- a CDS encoding DUF2303 family protein — MSLDKSAIELLKQAETQKELTNSIVNAECLMPLAVVPDGFNVVNLESHQANRLRFRGDMATNIISQFIGYVGFREQETMHCFVNAEKMSAINVFNFGCTNIPGHADDTATLTLDKTAEYKALLQFAGDKLEQRDFAEFMEDWALNIACKNDSGEEMSLAKAVSAIRRITITATAKSESEQKNFSSERSALESMSVNAENSLPAEFTFACSPYAGLPVAAFKLRISVITSRDKPLLIARIVKHEQMQQEFAEQFSEIIKTLFQQNELDHPVTIGRFNLR; from the coding sequence ATGTCATTAGATAAAAGTGCAATTGAATTATTAAAACAAGCTGAAACCCAAAAAGAGCTAACCAACAGCATTGTTAATGCTGAGTGCTTAATGCCGCTGGCCGTTGTTCCTGATGGCTTTAATGTTGTTAATTTGGAGTCTCACCAAGCCAACCGTTTGCGTTTTCGTGGTGACATGGCAACAAACATTATCAGTCAGTTCATAGGTTATGTTGGCTTTCGTGAGCAGGAAACAATGCACTGTTTTGTTAACGCAGAAAAAATGAGTGCGATTAACGTGTTTAACTTTGGCTGCACCAATATACCTGGTCATGCTGATGACACTGCAACTCTTACATTAGATAAAACAGCAGAATACAAAGCATTGCTGCAATTCGCCGGAGATAAATTAGAGCAGCGTGACTTTGCTGAATTTATGGAAGATTGGGCGTTAAATATAGCGTGCAAAAATGACAGCGGCGAAGAAATGTCATTAGCAAAAGCAGTTTCAGCTATACGGCGGATCACAATTACCGCCACCGCTAAATCAGAAAGCGAACAGAAAAACTTTAGCTCTGAGCGTTCAGCTTTAGAAAGTATGAGCGTTAATGCTGAAAACTCATTACCCGCAGAATTTACCTTTGCATGCTCACCTTATGCTGGGCTACCTGTTGCAGCCTTTAAGTTGCGCATTTCGGTTATTACTTCACGCGACAAGCCATTGCTTATTGCGAGAATTGTAAAGCATGAGCAAATGCAGCAAGAATTTGCAGAGCAGTTTAGCGAAATAATAAAAACCTTATTTCAGCAAAATGAGCTAGATCACCCGGTAACTATTGGTCGTTTTAATTTACGTTAA
- a CDS encoding DUF1351 domain-containing protein, whose product MSAAEKLTQVEQDQVESTELVVAIKKHAVIAGNFDEVRAYFVEQLQAYDVVVTAETLADAKKLCTELNKMATEVKSRGKVVIDEASEPINEAKEQVKQLAALLVDARAKLVEQVKIFEDEQKAIAHDALQAYLIEQGEAKGIQPEFQRATVDGLVTLSTLTATGNLTAKSKAAVDERISADLQLQTQTEMRLLKLENESYKAGLAVALERRHVEPFLFADDNEYSMRLASLLETEVQREARAREAADKRAAEQAKYKAEAEQRAAKAEADRAEADKQREKDRLAHEAELAEAKQQAQAQLAEQAEQFKRAPQPHVAPISMGEQAVKHAIGPVDSPTTATFHNCSFGEACLIASGIDAEKVGIWTRESGNLPHAIIIKGSLVASHV is encoded by the coding sequence ATGTCAGCAGCAGAAAAATTAACCCAAGTTGAGCAAGATCAGGTTGAATCAACCGAGCTAGTGGTAGCCATTAAAAAGCATGCCGTTATTGCTGGCAACTTTGATGAAGTGCGTGCGTACTTTGTTGAGCAACTACAAGCCTATGATGTAGTGGTAACAGCAGAGACACTAGCCGATGCCAAAAAGCTATGCACCGAGCTAAATAAAATGGCAACCGAAGTTAAAAGTCGCGGCAAAGTGGTTATTGATGAAGCCAGCGAGCCAATTAACGAAGCGAAAGAGCAGGTTAAGCAACTTGCAGCCTTGCTAGTTGATGCGCGTGCCAAGCTAGTTGAACAAGTAAAGATCTTTGAAGATGAACAAAAAGCCATTGCCCACGATGCGCTGCAAGCTTACTTAATCGAACAAGGCGAAGCTAAAGGCATACAGCCAGAGTTTCAGCGTGCAACCGTTGATGGCTTAGTTACATTAAGCACGTTAACCGCTACTGGCAACCTGACTGCTAAATCTAAAGCAGCAGTAGACGAGCGCATTAGTGCCGACTTACAGCTGCAAACGCAAACAGAAATGCGCTTATTAAAACTTGAAAATGAAAGTTATAAAGCTGGTTTAGCAGTAGCACTAGAGCGCCGCCATGTTGAACCGTTTTTATTTGCTGACGACAACGAATACAGCATGCGCCTTGCGTCATTACTTGAAACAGAAGTACAGCGCGAAGCCAGAGCGCGTGAAGCAGCAGACAAAAGAGCTGCAGAGCAAGCTAAGTATAAAGCCGAAGCTGAACAGCGTGCAGCAAAGGCAGAGGCAGATAGAGCAGAAGCCGACAAGCAGCGTGAAAAAGACCGCCTTGCCCACGAAGCAGAATTAGCCGAAGCCAAGCAACAAGCGCAAGCCCAGCTAGCCGAGCAAGCCGAACAGTTTAAGCGTGCGCCACAACCACACGTTGCACCTATCAGTATGGGTGAACAAGCAGTTAAGCACGCTATTGGTCCAGTAGATTCACCAACAACAGCTACGTTCCATAACTGCAGCTTTGGCGAAGCTTGCTTAATCGCATCAGGTATTGACGCTGAAAAGGTCGGGATATGGACAAGAGAAAGCGGCAATTTGCCACACGCCATTATCATTAAAGGCAGCCTAGTAGCTAGCCACGTTTAA
- a CDS encoding RecT family recombinase: MTNLAVVDANADVSTGTANMLMNQQTMQSLYKFAEVMASGNVTVPKHLQKSTADCLAVAMQAAQWGMNPFAVAQKTHLVNGTLGYEAQLVNAVLQSSGSVVGRFHYEYDGEGQKLSCRVGAIPRGETEVVFGQWLCIADVKIQNSPLWKTNPKQQLGYLQVKNWGRAYAPGAILGVYTPDELQEMPEREINPAPQATNGAPVAKTSLKARKAATKQEPAIEAEQVVTAQAQSSHAVAPNFDDEPEVTANNPDFTNLLEELGMCIDNNDFKRWKASVAELFTNGSHEYTELVKAYNNRVAQIKETQAKQGE; the protein is encoded by the coding sequence ATGACCAACTTAGCAGTAGTAGACGCTAATGCCGATGTAAGTACCGGCACAGCAAACATGCTGATGAATCAGCAAACCATGCAAAGCTTATATAAATTTGCTGAGGTTATGGCGTCGGGCAACGTCACCGTGCCAAAGCACTTGCAAAAATCAACAGCAGATTGCTTAGCAGTAGCAATGCAAGCAGCACAGTGGGGCATGAACCCTTTTGCCGTAGCACAAAAAACGCACTTAGTTAACGGTACTTTAGGTTACGAAGCACAATTGGTTAACGCCGTATTGCAATCGTCAGGCTCGGTAGTTGGCCGTTTTCATTATGAGTATGACGGCGAGGGGCAAAAGCTTTCTTGCCGTGTAGGCGCCATTCCTCGCGGCGAAACCGAGGTTGTTTTTGGTCAGTGGCTTTGTATCGCTGATGTAAAAATTCAAAACAGCCCTTTATGGAAAACTAACCCTAAGCAACAGCTTGGCTACTTGCAGGTTAAGAATTGGGGCCGTGCTTATGCACCTGGTGCAATCCTTGGTGTTTATACGCCTGACGAGCTGCAAGAAATGCCAGAGCGTGAAATTAATCCTGCGCCACAAGCAACTAACGGCGCACCAGTAGCCAAAACTAGCTTAAAAGCACGCAAGGCAGCAACAAAACAAGAGCCAGCAATAGAAGCTGAGCAAGTAGTTACTGCCCAGGCGCAAAGCAGCCACGCAGTAGCGCCTAATTTTGACGATGAACCAGAAGTTACCGCCAATAACCCTGACTTCACAAACCTATTAGAAGAACTAGGCATGTGCATTGATAACAACGATTTCAAGCGCTGGAAAGCTAGTGTTGCCGAATTGTTTACTAACGGCAGCCATGAATACACAGAGCTAGTTAAAGCTTACAACAACCGTGTAGCACAAATTAAAGAAACTCAAGCCAAGCAAGGAGAATAA
- a CDS encoding PD-(D/E)XK nuclease-like domain-containing protein, with product MSALHAVSPFDFIDNSDFDDGLYLHLTNEQYHKAEAISKSGLDLIAGNPSTYQWQKDAPVDTEKLDALDVGTALHCAMLEPEEFSDRFIIMPDFNLRSNDGKASRDSFMVEVQAENKIVLASEVDRQLKLMRDSAYAHPMVRRLMAAPGQNEASIFWTDKETGQQCRVRPDRHITDSDLGPVIIDVKKCADISRLERHVEDYRYHVQHAMYCDGYKAHFGEEPTFLFLVIDSTISAGRYRVDVVELEDLWVNDGYDLYRRDLTTYAQCKQNNDWLHIRELKRPRWANK from the coding sequence ATGAGCGCACTTCACGCAGTAAGCCCTTTTGACTTTATTGATAACTCAGACTTTGACGACGGCTTGTACTTGCACTTAACCAACGAGCAGTACCACAAAGCCGAAGCGATTAGCAAATCAGGCTTAGACCTTATTGCTGGCAACCCAAGCACATACCAATGGCAAAAAGACGCACCGGTTGATACTGAAAAGCTTGATGCGCTAGACGTTGGCACTGCCTTGCACTGCGCTATGTTAGAGCCAGAAGAATTTTCCGACCGTTTTATCATTATGCCTGATTTTAACTTGCGCTCTAATGACGGCAAGGCTAGCCGAGACAGCTTTATGGTCGAAGTGCAGGCAGAAAATAAAATTGTGCTAGCAAGCGAAGTTGACCGCCAGTTAAAGCTAATGCGTGACAGCGCTTACGCACACCCAATGGTTCGCCGCCTTATGGCCGCACCTGGTCAAAACGAAGCAAGTATATTTTGGACAGACAAAGAAACAGGGCAGCAATGCCGCGTTCGTCCAGACAGACACATAACCGACAGCGATTTAGGCCCAGTAATTATCGACGTAAAAAAATGCGCTGATATTAGTCGCCTAGAACGGCACGTTGAAGATTACCGCTACCACGTACAGCACGCCATGTACTGCGACGGCTATAAAGCCCACTTTGGCGAAGAACCCACTTTCTTGTTTCTAGTTATCGACTCAACCATTAGCGCAGGCCGCTACCGTGTTGACGTTGTTGAACTAGAAGATCTATGGGTTAACGACGGTTACGACCTGTACCGGCGCGACCTAACCACTTACGCACAATGCAAGCAGAACAACGATTGGCTGCATATACGTGAATTAAAACGCCCACGTTGGGCAAATAAATAA
- a CDS encoding LexA family protein — protein MDNVNNGSNLTIVNMIDYKYSLVKLLYNDFMKKETINSRIKRLRADLGYTQDQLGKAIGISGVSVSKWESSDSEPKSKHLPALAKSLKVSLDYLLHGSTSNVEAGPDLRGTVPLISWIQAGKWLETEVVDVQEEAMQYPTTAKVGPRGFALRVIGDSMTSYTGGKSIPEGAVVIVDPDMAAVSGKVVVARLSSGESTLKQFIEDAGQKYLKPFNPAYPLMPINGNCTIIGVVKQVVQDF, from the coding sequence ATGGATAACGTAAATAACGGCTCAAACTTAACTATAGTTAACATGATTGATTATAAATATAGTTTAGTCAAGCTGCTTTATAATGACTTTATGAAAAAAGAAACCATCAATAGTAGAATTAAACGGCTAAGAGCAGACCTTGGTTATACTCAAGATCAGCTTGGCAAGGCTATTGGTATTAGTGGGGTTTCGGTTTCTAAGTGGGAAAGTAGCGACTCAGAACCTAAATCTAAACATTTACCAGCATTAGCTAAGTCATTAAAAGTTAGCCTTGATTACCTGCTTCACGGCAGTACATCTAACGTAGAAGCTGGCCCAGACTTACGCGGGACAGTGCCTTTAATATCATGGATACAGGCCGGTAAGTGGTTAGAAACGGAAGTCGTAGATGTGCAAGAAGAAGCAATGCAGTACCCAACAACAGCAAAAGTTGGCCCTAGAGGTTTTGCACTCAGGGTTATAGGTGACAGCATGACTAGCTACACAGGTGGCAAGTCTATACCAGAGGGCGCAGTGGTTATTGTTGATCCAGACATGGCGGCGGTTTCTGGTAAGGTTGTAGTTGCTAGGCTAAGCAGCGGCGAAAGCACGCTTAAACAGTTTATAGAAGATGCCGGGCAAAAATACTTAAAACCATTTAACCCAGCTTACCCGTTAATGCCTATTAACGGTAATTGCACCATTATCGGCGTAGTAAAGCAGGTGGTACAAGACTTTTGA
- a CDS encoding Cro/CI family transcriptional regulator: MKKSDVLIYFGCPSAVAKKLGVTAAAISKWGDLIPKGRAYELEKITKGKLKANPNLYLKPLRD; this comes from the coding sequence ATGAAGAAATCAGACGTTTTAATTTACTTTGGCTGTCCGTCAGCCGTAGCTAAAAAGCTAGGCGTGACAGCAGCAGCTATCTCCAAATGGGGCGACCTAATACCTAAAGGTCGAGCTTACGAATTGGAGAAAATTACGAAAGGAAAGCTAAAGGCTAACCCTAATTTATATCTAAAACCGTTACGAGATTAG